The proteins below come from a single Natranaerofaba carboxydovora genomic window:
- a CDS encoding amidohydrolase family protein has protein sequence MNIKKPEVFREDKYNKPDYWQIHKKRVESLTENLNDILEDKPFTDTHIHLYPPKLFNAIFNWFDWAGWVIPYKKDTDSLYKYLELAGIKRSFLLLYAHKPDISYSLNKWAKDFCIDKMLLPFGCIHPGDKDLDRILGEVLDNWSFPGIKLHLLVQKIRADDSSLSPVYEALNKRDKCLIIHAGTCPYPESHLSIDYLYNVLKKFPYLRVQIAHLGLYELDKSYYLAKNYENVYLDTSFILGNPAFPLGNYMEKILDLEDKIVYGSDFPLIKHDMVKGIEKILELELDKDFYQKLFSTNATKFLGS, from the coding sequence ATGAATATCAAAAAACCTGAAGTTTTTCGAGAAGATAAATACAATAAGCCCGATTACTGGCAAATCCATAAAAAAAGGGTCGAAAGCTTGACCGAAAACCTAAATGATATTTTAGAAGACAAACCTTTTACAGACACTCATATCCACCTTTATCCGCCAAAATTATTTAACGCAATTTTTAACTGGTTTGACTGGGCAGGCTGGGTAATCCCTTACAAAAAAGATACAGACAGCCTTTATAAATATTTAGAACTAGCAGGAATCAAAAGAAGTTTTTTGCTTCTGTATGCACACAAACCAGACATATCTTATTCTCTTAACAAATGGGCAAAGGATTTTTGCATAGATAAGATGCTCCTACCTTTCGGGTGTATTCATCCAGGCGACAAGGACCTAGACAGAATTCTAGGAGAAGTTCTTGATAACTGGAGCTTCCCCGGTATCAAGCTCCATCTTTTAGTACAAAAAATAAGAGCTGATGACTCTTCCCTCTCTCCTGTATACGAAGCACTAAACAAAAGGGATAAGTGCCTTATAATTCATGCAGGCACCTGCCCCTATCCTGAGAGCCATTTAAGTATTGATTATCTTTATAACGTCCTAAAAAAGTTTCCATATTTAAGAGTTCAGATAGCACATCTTGGCCTATACGAATTAGACAAATCATATTACCTGGCCAAAAACTACGAAAATGTATACTTAGACACTTCTTTCATCCTGGGTAACCCGGCATTTCCCCTGGGAAATTACATGGAAAAAATTTTAGATCTTGAAGACAAAATAGTATATGGAAGTGATTTCCCTTTAATTAAGCATGACATGGTAAAAGGAATCGAAAAAATATTAGAGCTAGAACTAGACAAAGACTTTTACCAAAAGTTATTTTCAACAAATGCCACTAAATTTTTGGGGTCCTAG